A genome region from Geminicoccus roseus DSM 18922 includes the following:
- a CDS encoding DUF6312 domain-containing protein, producing the protein MAIKLDRDVRRVVVLGGDHPRRRVYDADRDSRYDDDEGIRVTVLHRDQHGRLVGRERYESEGERRRKKQSAMLKPIERVLRRAIKFEARLLNDYLGRHERSNSKKRDGWIKDLSDNVRRSIRKSKPRYIIRGRD; encoded by the coding sequence ATGGCGATCAAGCTCGACAGGGATGTTCGGCGCGTAGTGGTGCTTGGAGGAGATCACCCTCGGCGCCGGGTCTACGATGCCGACCGGGATTCCCGCTACGACGACGACGAGGGCATTCGCGTCACCGTGCTCCATCGCGACCAGCATGGTCGTCTGGTGGGTCGCGAGCGCTACGAGAGCGAGGGCGAGCGGCGGCGCAAGAAGCAGTCGGCGATGCTCAAGCCGATCGAACGGGTGCTGCGGCGGGCGATCAAGTTCGAGGCGCGCCTGCTCAACGACTATCTCGGCCGCCACGAGCGCTCCAACAGCAAGAAGCGCGACGGCTGGATCAAGGACCTGTCGGACAACGTGCGCCGATCGATCCGCAAGTCCAAGCCCCGCTACATCATCCGCGGCCGTGACTGA